The segment GCGATCATCTTCAACATGTTCTGGCGGCGGTTCAACACCCGCGGCGCCGTGTGGAGCATCTACGGCGGCCTCATCTCCGCCGTCGGGCTGGTGTTGCTCTCGCCGGTCGTGTCGGGTCTCCCGACCTCGCTGTTCCCCGACTCCGACTGGTCGATCTTCCCGCTCAACAACCCGGGCATCGTCTCGATCCCGCTGGGCTTCCTGCTCGGCTACATCGGCACGATCTCCAAGCGTGAGCCGGACGCCGAGGAGCGCTACACCGAGCTCGAGGTCCGCGCCCTCACCGGCGCCGGCGCCGAGCAGGCCGTCCAGCACTGAGTCCAGCAGCACCGGTGACCCCCTCGCCGAGCCGGAGTAGGTTCGGCGAGGGGGTCACCTCCCTCGTTCCCCGCCCCTGATCAGCACCTGACCCAGCACCTGCCCCGCCCGAGGAGAGAGCCTTGTCCGAGCAGACCCTGTCGAACCTGATGCACGAGGACCGGCGCTTCGAGCCCCCGGCCGAGATGGCCGCCGACGCCAACGTCCAGGAGGAGGCGTACGCCCGCGCCGACGCCGACCGCGAGGCGTTCTGGGCCGACGCCGCCGAACGGCTGGACTGGGGCCGGAAGTGGGACCAGGTCCTCGACTGGACCGACCCGCCCTTCGCCAAGTGGTTCGTCGGCGGCACCATCAACGCCTCCGTCAACTGCGTCGACCGCCACGTCGACGCCGGCAACGGCGACAAGGTCGCGATCCACTGGGTCGGCGAGCCCGACGACGACACCCGTGACATCACCTACGCCCAGCTCAAGGACGAGGTCTCGAAGGCCGCCAACGCGCTGACCGAGCTCGGCGTGCAGAAGGGCGACCGGGTGGCGATCTACATGCCGATGATCCCCGAGGTCGTCGTCGCGATGCTCGCCTGCGCCCGCCTCGGCGCCCCGCACACCGTCGTGTTCGGCGGCTTCTCCGCCGACGCCCTCGCCTCGCGCATCACCGACTGCGACGCCCACGTCGTGATCACCTCCGACGGTGGCTACCGCCGCGGAGCCGCCAGCGCGCTCAAGCCGGCCGTCGACGAGGCCGTCGAGAAGACCGGCGACCTGGTGCGCCACGTCCTCGTCGTACGTCGTACGGGCCAGGACGTCGCGTGGGACGACTCGCGCGACGTGTGGTGGCACGAGGCCGTCGACGGCGCGTCGGCCGACCACGAGGCCGAGATGCACGACTCCGAGCACCCGCTCTACGTCATGTACACCTCGGGCACCACGGGCAAGCCGAAGGGCATCCTGCACACCACCGGCGGCTACCTCACCGGGACGTCGTTCACGCACTGGGAGGTCTTCGACCTCAAGCCGGAGACCGACGTCTACTGGTGCACCGCCGACGTCGGCTGGGTCACCGGCCACTCCTACATGGTCTACGGGCCACTCGCCAACGGCGCGACGCAGGTGATGTACGAGGGCACCCCCGAGAAGGGCCGCTGGTGGCAGATCGTGCAGGACTACAAGGTGACGATCTTCTACACCGCCCCGACCGCGATCCGGACCTTCATGAAGCAGGGCCGCGAGATCCCCGACGGCTACGACATGTCGTCGCTGCGCCTGCTCGGGTCCGTCGGTGAGCCGATCAACCCGGAGGCCTACATCTGGTACCGCGAGGTCATCGGCGGCGACCGCTGCCCCGTCGTCGACACCTGGTGGCAGACCGAGACCGGCCAGATCATGATCAGCCCCCTGCCCGGCGTGACCGCCGGCAAGCCCGGCTCGGCGATGAAGGCGCTGCCCGGTATCTCGGCCGACGTGGTCGACGACGACGCGAAGTCCGTGGGCAACGGCAACGGCGGCTACCTCGTGCTGAAGGAGCCGTGGCCCGCCATGCTGCGTACGCTCTGGGGCGACGACGAGCGGTTCAAGGAGACCTACTGGTCGCGCTGG is part of the Nocardioides cavernae genome and harbors:
- the acs gene encoding acetate--CoA ligase, with amino-acid sequence MSEQTLSNLMHEDRRFEPPAEMAADANVQEEAYARADADREAFWADAAERLDWGRKWDQVLDWTDPPFAKWFVGGTINASVNCVDRHVDAGNGDKVAIHWVGEPDDDTRDITYAQLKDEVSKAANALTELGVQKGDRVAIYMPMIPEVVVAMLACARLGAPHTVVFGGFSADALASRITDCDAHVVITSDGGYRRGAASALKPAVDEAVEKTGDLVRHVLVVRRTGQDVAWDDSRDVWWHEAVDGASADHEAEMHDSEHPLYVMYTSGTTGKPKGILHTTGGYLTGTSFTHWEVFDLKPETDVYWCTADVGWVTGHSYMVYGPLANGATQVMYEGTPEKGRWWQIVQDYKVTIFYTAPTAIRTFMKQGREIPDGYDMSSLRLLGSVGEPINPEAYIWYREVIGGDRCPVVDTWWQTETGQIMISPLPGVTAGKPGSAMKALPGISADVVDDDAKSVGNGNGGYLVLKEPWPAMLRTLWGDDERFKETYWSRWPGLYFAGDGAKLDDDGDVWLLGRVDDVMNVSGHRLSTTEIESALVSHPKVAEAAVVGAADETTGQAVCAFVILRDSAGDGGEDIVEELRKHVAKEIGAIAKPRQIMVVPELPKTRSGKIMRRLLKDVAEDREVGDVTTLADSTVMDLIKSKETSASAED